A single genomic interval of Adhaeribacter pallidiroseus harbors:
- the folP gene encoding dihydropteroate synthase yields MKAKDTFFYKKSTLNCHGKILSLATPVVMGILNVTPDSFYDGNQYTTIDKIVAQAEKMLAEGATILDIGGYSSRPGATDISVEEEKARVVPAIAAIRKAFPGTILSIDTFRADVAEAAVQAGASIINDIAGGTLDENMFAKVGKLQVPYILMHLRGTPQTMKHLTSYDNLIVELVTYFEQKIAQLRAAGVVDIIIDPGFGFAKNTEQNFTLLRSLPDFDLLELPVLVGLSRKSMTYKTLGIEAPEALPGTIALNTIALLQGASILRVHDVKEAVQTIKLVNRLQVTGYRLQVSK; encoded by the coding sequence TTGAAGGCGAAAGATACGTTTTTTTACAAAAAGAGTACGCTCAACTGCCACGGAAAAATCCTTTCGCTGGCAACCCCGGTAGTAATGGGGATATTAAACGTAACTCCCGATTCTTTTTACGATGGCAACCAATACACCACTATCGATAAAATAGTGGCGCAAGCCGAAAAAATGCTGGCCGAAGGAGCCACCATCCTGGACATTGGCGGTTACTCGTCCAGGCCGGGAGCAACCGATATTTCGGTGGAAGAAGAAAAAGCCCGGGTAGTACCGGCCATTGCAGCTATCCGGAAAGCTTTTCCGGGTACTATTCTATCGATTGATACGTTCCGGGCCGACGTAGCCGAAGCGGCCGTACAAGCGGGGGCCTCGATTATCAACGATATTGCGGGAGGTACTCTGGACGAAAACATGTTTGCCAAAGTGGGCAAGCTCCAGGTGCCTTATATTTTAATGCACCTGCGCGGTACGCCGCAAACCATGAAACACTTAACCAGTTACGATAATTTAATTGTAGAGCTGGTTACGTATTTTGAGCAGAAAATAGCGCAACTCCGGGCGGCCGGCGTAGTAGATATTATAATAGATCCCGGTTTTGGGTTTGCTAAAAACACTGAGCAAAATTTCACGCTGCTGCGTTCTTTACCCGATTTCGACTTGTTGGAGTTGCCGGTTTTAGTGGGTTTATCGCGTAAATCGATGACCTATAAAACCTTGGGCATAGAAGCTCCGGAAGCCTTGCCGGGTACCATTGCGTTAAACACCATTGCGTTGCTACAAGGCGCCAGCATCTTGCGGGTACACGATGTAAAAGAAGCCGTACAGACCATAAAACTGGTAAATAGGTTGCAAGTTACAGGTTACAGGTTGCAGGTTAGCAAATAA